The following are encoded together in the Hoplias malabaricus isolate fHopMal1 chromosome 3, fHopMal1.hap1, whole genome shotgun sequence genome:
- the LOC136691168 gene encoding membrane-spanning 4-domains subfamily A member 4A-like isoform X1 — translation MSNPAVPLTNTGPGYTIVTHVISPESATAQTGQNPPSNNPLQRFLKGEPKALGTFQIMTGLITILMGIVLAADSNPLIIIFSGIAFWGSLLYITAGALAVSASNKLTKCQVVGSLVMNVFSAIAAGISIILLSLDLVIWGYRGCRYGSSYYEHYYNCSSELTDGILGVLLVFTIVQFIVSICLSAFACKSCCCSKPMVNVTVVSNPGGFNSVVNPFPQQPAPSNQQWMYTASGLTPSCPPMGNPPMGNPPMGNPPMYSPPEYTEVKGKLEN, via the exons ATGTCCAACCCTGCTGTACCCCTCACCAACACTGGGCCTGGCTACACCATCGTGACCCACGTGATCTCCCCAGAATCAGCAACAGCTCAAACTGGACAGAACCCCCCCAGTAACAACCCCCTGCAGCGCTTCCTCAAAGGAGAACCCAAAGCTTTAGGG ACCTTCCAAATAATGACTGGTCTCATCACAATCTTAATGGGAATTGTACTAGCAGCCGACTCTAATCCTCTTATCATTATCTTCAGTGGGATTGCCTTCTGGGGCTCTTTGTTG tACATCACCGCTGGCGCTCTGGCTGTTTCAGCAAGCAACAAGTTAACTAAATGCCAG GTGGTCGGCTCTCTGGTGATGAATGTGTTCAGCGCTATCGCAGCAGGAATATCCATCATTCTGCTGTCTTTGGATTTAGTTATATGGGGGTATCGTGGGTGTAGATACGGAAGCAGCTATTATGAGCATTACTATAACTGTTCATCTGAG CTGACTGATGGGATCCTGGGAGTTCTGCTGGTTTTCACTATCGTTCAGTTCATCGTCTCCATCTGCCTCTCTGCGTTTGCCTGTAAATCCTGCTGTTGCAGCAAACCAATG GTGAATGTGACAGTGGTTTCAAACCCTGGAGGATTCAACTCAGTGGTTAATCCTTTCCCCCAGCAACCTGCCCCCAGCAACCAACAG tggATGTACACAGCGAGTGGCCTCACTCCGAGCTGTCCTCCAATGGGAAATCCTCCAATGGGAAATCCTCCAATGGGAAATCCTCCAATGTACAGTCCTCCAGAGTACACTGAGGTCAAAGGCAAACTGGAAAACTGA
- the LOC136690733 gene encoding uncharacterized protein — MATTGCFACSECGMFSLTPFSTSSDKYSGCICSKCQLVSSLVDKVDQLEVRIRSLLLLRDKQRDSVLATPGALGRVSTPTTPALEPSQRGEWVTSRRHSRKAKADANAEAKASPPGHHAPPIRVSNRFAPLSEAPAEEPVKSALVIGDSIVRHVKLATPLGAPAVTVSCLSGARAPDISGNLRLLANRRYSRVVIHVGANDIRLRQSEVTKGNITEVIKLAQTMSDAVICSGPIPMRRGDEAYSRLWALNCWMSKWCSENQVGFIDNWLCFEGKPGLIGRDGIHPTREGAALLSCSIAHSLLVSQQSSVDSC, encoded by the coding sequence atggctactactggctgttttgcctgctcagagtgtggcatgtttagtttaacgcccttttccacctctagcgataaatatagtggttgtatttgtagtaagtgtcagctagttagctctctggtggataaagtggaccagctagaagtgcgcatccggagcttattattgttgagggataaacagcgagattcagtgttagcaactccgggtgccttagggagagttagcacccccacgactccggcgttagagccctcacagcggggtgaatgggtgacgtctcggcgtcatagccggaaagctaaggctgatgctaacgctgaggccaaagctagcccaccgggacaccacgctcctccgattcgcgtgtcaaacaggtttgccccgctcagcgaagcacccgctgaggagcctgttaagagtgctctggttataggagactctattgttcggcacgtgaaattagctactcctttaggggcgccggcagtaacagttagctgtttatcgggagccagagcgccggatattagtggcaaccttagactgttagctaataggagatattcgagggtagtcattcatgtaggggccaatgatattcgtctgcggcagtctgaggtaactaagggtaatattacagaggtgattaaactggcccagacgatgtccgatgccgtaatctgctctggccccataccaatgcggcgtggcgacgaagcttacagcagactttgggcgttaaactgctggatgtccaagtggtgttccgaaaatcaagtgggctttatagacaattggctatgttttgagggcaagcctggtcttataggtagggatggtatccaccccacgcgggagggtgctgccttactttcttgcagtatagcacatagtcttttagttagtcagcagagtagtgtagatagctgctga